Part of the Qipengyuania sp. SS22 genome, AAATACCGCCATTTCGTCGGTGCGAAGGGCCTCAAGTACAACGGGATCGAGCAACGCAATCACGACCCCATCATCGGGGTGGTGCCGGGAGCGGACGGGATCAAGACCGGCTATACCAACCAGGCAGGGTTCGGCTTCCTCGGCTCCGCGCAGCGCGACGGCCGACGGCTGGTGATGGTCGTGGCGGGTAGCCCGGGCGGGCGGGAACGCAATGCCGCCTCGCGCCAGTTCATCGAATGGGGTTTCCAGCATTTCGACAGCCGTGTGCTGTTCACCACTGGTGCGCGCATCACCAGCGCCCGCGTGCAGCAGGGCGGGGCCGACGAAGTGGGGCTTTCCGCGGCAGGTCCGGTGCGGATCTCGGTCCCCATGGGTACCGAGCCCGAGGTTTCGCTGGCGCTGCGCTATGAAGGCCCGTTGCAGGCGCCGATCGCCAAGGGTGAGGAAGTCGCCGAGCTGATCGTCTCGATCGAGGGCATGCCCGACCACCGTGTCCCGCTTGTAGCCAGCGAGGAGGTGCTTGAGGCAACCATGCTTCAGCGCGTCTTCAATGCCATGCGGAGCTGGGTCGCGTGACCCGCGGGGCATTCATCGCCTTCGAGGGCGGGGAGGGCATGGGCAAGTCCACCCAGGCGCGCCTGCTTGCCGACCACCTGCGCGAACAGGGCCACGAGGTCGAACTGACGCGCGAACCGGGGGGTACGCCGGGAGCCGAAGCGATCCGCGCCTTGCTTCTGACGCCGCCGGGCGAGGGGTGGACGCTGGAGGCAGAAGCACTGCTGTTCGCCGCTGCGCGCGCCGATCATGTCGCGCGCCGGATCAAACCTGCGCTCGATGCGGGCGCCTGGGTGGTGTGTGACCGTTTCCTCGATTCAAGCCGCGCCTACCAGGGGATGGCCGGGGGGCTTGGGAACGCCAGTGTCACCGCGCTGCATGAAATCGGCAGCGCGGGCCTGGTCCCCGATCTGACGATCGTCATCGACGTCCCACCGGCAGATGTCGCAGCACGTCTCGCGCAGCGCGACGGCGCCACCAGCGACGCGATCGGCGGGCGCGCGGCCGATTATCACGCCTCGGTCAACGCCGCCTTCCTCGAGTTCGCACGCAGCGAGCCTGAACGCTTCGCGATCGTCGATGGCAATGGAACGGTCGAACAGGTCCACCAGCGCGTTCTCGGTGCCGCTATGCAGCACTTCGGGACCCCCTCCTAATGCTACTCGGTCACGAAACCGCCTGGCACGAATGGCGCGAAGCGCTTGGCGGCGAGCGGATGCATCATGCCTGGTTGCTCGCCGGTCGTCGGGGGCTAGGGAAAGCCAGCTTTGCGCTCGACGCAGCCCGAGCTCTGGTAGGCGCAGGCGAGAGTGGCCCAGCGCATCATCCCGATATCCACACGCTGACCTACGGACCCAAGGACGATAAGGAAGAGCGCAAGCGCGCCGACGGCAAGCCGTTCGAGCAGGCGCGCAGTATCCGGATCGCGCAAATTCGCGCCATGCAGACCCGTCTCAGCACGCGACCAACCTTGGGCGACCGCCGCGCGATCATCATCGATCCCGCCGACGACCTCGAGCGGAACGCGGCCAATGCGCTACTCAAGAGCCTGGAGGAACCACCGGTGGGTACATTCTTCCTGCTGGTCGCCCACAGTCCCGCGCGGCTGCTGCCGACGATCCGCTCGCGCTGCCGTGTGCTCCGCTTCCCGACGATCCCCGACAGCGACATGGATCGCCTGCTTGCCGATCTGGCGACCGATGCGGACGATTTGACCCGCGCGGCGGCCATCGCCGCGGCAGCCGGGTCTCCCGGCGCAGCGCTCCAGTTCGTCGACATGGAACTCGGCAAGGTCGCACAGGCGATGCGCAACATTCTCGACCGCGGCGATCCCGATTTCCAGCTACGCGGCACACTGGCGGGACTGATCGGCGCGCGGCCCGACCGCGACCGGATTCGCGCCGTTCTTGAACTGGCGCGCTCGGTCGTCGCGCAACGGCTCGACCCCGGCCTCGCCGATCCGCGCCCGGTGATCGATACGCATAGCGAGCTGGTCCGGCTCACCGGCGAACAGCCGACCTATAATTTCGACGCCGGATTGCTCGCGATGGAAATCGGCACCTTGCTCGCCAACGCCGCTACGGCTAGCGAGCGGGCCGATGGCTGAA contains:
- a CDS encoding DNA polymerase III subunit delta'; amino-acid sequence: MLLGHETAWHEWREALGGERMHHAWLLAGRRGLGKASFALDAARALVGAGESGPAHHPDIHTLTYGPKDDKEERKRADGKPFEQARSIRIAQIRAMQTRLSTRPTLGDRRAIIIDPADDLERNAANALLKSLEEPPVGTFFLLVAHSPARLLPTIRSRCRVLRFPTIPDSDMDRLLADLATDADDLTRAAAIAAAAGSPGAALQFVDMELGKVAQAMRNILDRGDPDFQLRGTLAGLIGARPDRDRIRAVLELARSVVAQRLDPGLADPRPVIDTHSELVRLTGEQPTYNFDAGLLAMEIGTLLANAATASERADG
- the tmk gene encoding dTMP kinase; protein product: MTRGAFIAFEGGEGMGKSTQARLLADHLREQGHEVELTREPGGTPGAEAIRALLLTPPGEGWTLEAEALLFAAARADHVARRIKPALDAGAWVVCDRFLDSSRAYQGMAGGLGNASVTALHEIGSAGLVPDLTIVIDVPPADVAARLAQRDGATSDAIGGRAADYHASVNAAFLEFARSEPERFAIVDGNGTVEQVHQRVLGAAMQHFGTPS